A genome region from Methanococcoides burtonii DSM 6242 includes the following:
- a CDS encoding DUF134 domain-containing protein, protein MTCRGRPRNPRRVECNPDILYFKPRGVALTELEVVSLALEELEALRLVDLEGLQQQEAATKMGISRRAFWEDLKNARKKLALALTTGKAIEIKGGNYVNINDQKQSE, encoded by the coding sequence ATGACATGCAGAGGAAGACCAAGAAACCCCAGAAGAGTGGAATGTAACCCCGATATACTCTATTTCAAACCAAGAGGAGTAGCACTTACTGAACTGGAGGTAGTTTCTCTTGCATTGGAAGAGCTGGAAGCCCTGAGGCTGGTAGATCTTGAAGGCTTGCAACAACAGGAAGCAGCAACAAAAATGGGGATCTCAAGGCGTGCATTCTGGGAAGACCTGAAAAATGCAAGGAAAAAGCTAGCACTGGCATTGACCACAGGTAAAGCTATTGAGATAAAGGGAGGAAACTATGTCAACATCAATGACCAGAAACAGTCAGAGTAA
- a CDS encoding DNA double-strand break repair nuclease NurA yields MTLEPVHIKIMSEMADRIGMSAEDDSTDEFPDLLNILNELEHDGKLILRSLGKTFRSKVNIDNMSLTNDPFDITYSCDSGSTNPMAFRSGLYVDICHGGIASTPSDLELHSKRTIVAATYSPSPLVTIDTTSGWDTFDEGQGRSKIVRIGADLLKTRVDRMVHNVALYLCESEHILWMMESFDSKGFFIMDGPIYPKQLMYWMVVESKEVRIKEDPVAKNILQNYIDIMDYQMKKGMPLIGFVKNPEDMQIMITLRDKKGMKHLPWLRDSQFFKNVLSLGNGDNGRNGRWITYTNWFLQPNQFYEGMINSTSPMLDIDLRHDLDPEDYAITFFMLYVPMLDVLFKVEAPYGFTKDESVRDLITRKVLFDISVNGIPLTLSKVDSLAKIGRSEKELIKGMFKGQRFDNTYNIERWGDLTDE; encoded by the coding sequence ATGACCCTTGAACCGGTTCACATAAAGATCATGTCGGAAATGGCAGATCGCATAGGGATGTCCGCAGAGGATGATAGCACTGATGAGTTCCCCGATCTTCTAAATATACTCAATGAACTGGAACACGATGGGAAGCTTATCCTTAGATCCCTTGGGAAAACGTTTCGTTCAAAAGTGAACATCGACAACATGTCCCTTACAAATGACCCTTTCGATATAACATATTCCTGTGATAGTGGTAGCACTAACCCCATGGCATTTAGAAGCGGGCTTTATGTGGACATCTGCCATGGTGGAATTGCATCGACACCTTCTGACCTAGAATTGCATTCCAAACGGACCATCGTAGCGGCAACATATTCACCAAGCCCTCTGGTGACCATAGACACGACTTCCGGATGGGATACTTTTGATGAGGGGCAGGGACGTTCAAAGATAGTTCGCATAGGAGCAGACCTGCTCAAAACAAGGGTCGATCGTATGGTGCATAACGTTGCACTATATCTTTGTGAGTCAGAGCACATTCTCTGGATGATGGAGAGTTTTGACAGCAAAGGCTTCTTCATAATGGATGGTCCGATATACCCTAAACAGTTAATGTACTGGATGGTGGTGGAATCGAAAGAAGTAAGGATAAAAGAGGACCCTGTCGCAAAGAATATCCTCCAGAACTACATTGATATCATGGACTATCAAATGAAAAAAGGCATGCCTCTCATCGGGTTTGTAAAAAATCCCGAAGACATGCAGATCATGATAACCCTACGGGATAAAAAAGGAATGAAACACCTTCCCTGGCTAAGGGATTCTCAGTTCTTTAAGAATGTTCTGTCTCTCGGAAATGGGGATAATGGTCGAAATGGTCGTTGGATAACCTATACCAACTGGTTCCTGCAACCTAACCAATTCTATGAAGGTATGATAAACAGCACATCTCCGATGTTAGACATTGATCTCCGGCATGATCTTGATCCGGAGGATTACGCTATAACTTTTTTTATGCTATATGTTCCAATGCTTGATGTCCTTTTCAAAGTAGAGGCTCCCTACGGTTTCACGAAAGATGAATCGGTACGTGACCTCATAACCCGTAAAGTTCTTTTTGATATTTCTGTCAATGGCATTCCTCTAACTCTCTCAAAGGTTGATTCCCTTGCGAAGATCGGACGGTCGGAAAAGGAGTTGATAAAAGGTATGTTCAAAGGGCAACGGTTCGACAATACTTATAATATAGAGAGATGGGGTGACCTAACAGATGAATGA
- a CDS encoding ORC1-type DNA replication protein: MGKDMLMWDETLFKDGNVLELDYLPDHFSHRESQMQSLMYSLRPALRGMRPINSLISGPPGTGKTTTVLKVFEEMKKHSEDIVFIKVNCQMDSTKFAVITRVYQGLFNVSPPSSGVAFIKLFEKVMNYLIEKEKTLVLCLDDINYLYHEGHADEVMYSLLRAHEQYPGAKVGVIAIVSDTGKLYQFDPKVNSVFLPEEIAFPRYNFSELQDIIGGRIDLAFYPNVVMDDVRDAIVEYVDLTGDLRVGIDLLKRSGLNAERRASKTILVEDVEKAYETSRLLHLRRSVQSLTPDEKLLLCLIAENKDVQTGDLYILFHEKTDLGYTRFYDMVNKLSEARYVDADFSGKGMRGRTRIIKPRYQPEDILKCLE; this comes from the coding sequence ATGGGTAAGGATATGCTGATGTGGGATGAGACTTTGTTCAAGGATGGAAATGTGCTTGAACTTGATTATCTTCCCGACCATTTTTCACACCGTGAGTCACAGATGCAGTCACTGATGTACAGTCTGCGTCCAGCTCTTCGTGGTATGCGTCCGATCAATAGTTTGATAAGTGGTCCTCCGGGTACTGGAAAGACCACAACTGTGCTGAAGGTCTTCGAGGAGATGAAAAAGCATTCGGAAGATATTGTTTTCATCAAAGTGAACTGCCAGATGGATTCTACAAAATTTGCTGTCATCACGAGGGTATATCAAGGTCTTTTTAATGTGTCACCTCCGTCTTCTGGTGTTGCTTTCATAAAACTGTTCGAAAAGGTGATGAACTATCTTATAGAGAAGGAAAAGACGCTTGTGCTTTGTCTTGATGATATCAATTATCTCTATCATGAAGGGCATGCGGATGAGGTCATGTATTCCCTTCTAAGAGCACATGAACAATATCCGGGTGCAAAAGTAGGCGTCATTGCAATTGTGAGTGATACGGGAAAGCTCTATCAGTTTGATCCTAAAGTAAATTCCGTTTTTCTTCCTGAGGAGATCGCTTTTCCCCGGTATAATTTCAGTGAACTTCAGGATATTATCGGAGGCAGGATCGATCTTGCATTCTATCCAAATGTAGTGATGGATGATGTGAGGGATGCGATAGTTGAATATGTCGATCTTACAGGGGATCTGCGTGTGGGAATTGATCTTTTGAAGCGTTCCGGTCTGAATGCCGAGAGGCGAGCAAGCAAAACCATCTTGGTCGAAGATGTGGAAAAGGCCTATGAGACCTCCAGATTGCTGCATCTTCGCAGAAGTGTCCAGTCTCTCACACCGGATGAGAAGCTATTGCTCTGTTTGATAGCAGAGAACAAGGATGTGCAAACGGGTGATCTTTATATACTTTTTCACGAAAAGACCGATCTAGGATACACACGTTTTTATGATATGGTCAATAAGCTTAGTGAAGCAAGGTATGTGGATGCTGATTTTTCCGGTAAGGGTATGCGTGGCAGGACTCGTATAATAAAACCAAGATATCAACCGGAAGACATCCTAAAATGCCTTGAGTAA
- a CDS encoding Mrp/NBP35 family ATP-binding protein, which yields MSSNIQSSESLLNTKPEEPKLVTNLRGIKNKIMVMSGKGGVGKSTVSANLAAALADRGYSVGLLDSDIHGPTIPKMFGVENEKPMVNEKGIVPVKVNDNLKIMSIGLLLDSNDSPVVWRGPAKMSAIKQFLEEVDWGVLDYLIIDLPPGTGDEPLSISQLIGNLTGAIVVTTPQDVALTSVRKSLNFAKIIKVPVIGMVENMSGIVCPHCDEKIYVFGSGGVAKAAEDFDVKVLGTLPIETEVAAAGDNGHVHIDIKRDSEWYIGFNKVVDAVEEFVK from the coding sequence ATGTCATCCAATATACAATCATCAGAAAGTCTACTAAATACCAAACCCGAAGAACCAAAGCTCGTTACCAACCTAAGAGGAATTAAAAATAAGATAATGGTTATGAGCGGAAAGGGTGGTGTTGGCAAAAGCACTGTTTCAGCCAACCTTGCTGCGGCCCTTGCAGACCGCGGATACTCAGTCGGCCTTCTTGACAGTGATATTCACGGACCGACCATACCAAAGATGTTCGGCGTAGAGAATGAGAAACCCATGGTCAATGAAAAAGGTATTGTTCCCGTAAAAGTTAATGATAATCTGAAAATAATGTCAATAGGACTTCTTCTTGACAGCAATGATTCTCCAGTAGTCTGGAGAGGACCTGCAAAGATGAGTGCCATCAAGCAGTTCCTCGAAGAAGTGGACTGGGGAGTGCTCGACTACCTTATCATCGATCTCCCCCCTGGAACAGGGGATGAACCATTGAGCATCTCACAACTTATCGGTAACCTTACCGGTGCTATCGTTGTCACAACCCCGCAAGATGTGGCCCTTACCAGTGTAAGAAAATCACTCAATTTCGCAAAAATAATCAAAGTACCGGTAATTGGAATGGTCGAGAACATGAGCGGGATCGTCTGCCCACACTGTGATGAGAAGATATATGTGTTCGGCTCAGGCGGAGTTGCAAAAGCAGCTGAGGACTTTGACGTAAAAGTGCTTGGTACATTACCCATAGAAACAGAAGTTGCAGCTGCCGGAGACAACGGACACGTACACATTGATATTAAGCGCGATTCAGAATGGTACATCGGCTTTAATAAGGTAGTAGATGCTGTGGAAGAGTTTGTTAAATGA
- a CDS encoding DUF5350 domain-containing protein, whose product MGKTGSINWVKVKGRKGKIIKVQRAFGAKAHPGPAQRFSSSGAKRRFLKRSPKSIVN is encoded by the coding sequence ATGGGTAAAACAGGCAGCATTAATTGGGTTAAGGTAAAAGGAAGGAAAGGAAAAATAATCAAAGTGCAGAGAGCTTTCGGAGCAAAGGCACACCCAGGACCAGCACAGAGATTCAGCAGCAGCGGTGCTAAGAGAAGGTTCCTCAAGAGATCACCAAAATCTATTGTAAATTGA
- a CDS encoding exodeoxyribonuclease III, which translates to MLSWNVNGLRSMLKKGFVEWMEATQPDILCLQETKATETQLPKELRHIHGYVPYFFSAERKGYSGVGIYTKVPPVEVKYGLGVPRFDKEGRTLIVEFEDFALFNIYFPNGKASDERLEYKMDFYNAFMEVADSMKDAGKNVIICGDVNTAHKEIDLARPKQNERSSGFLPQEREWIDTFLGHGYLDTLRMFEPESGNYTWWDMKTRARDRNVGWRIDYFFASVSLKDRIRSAYILSDVMGSDHCPIGIEVELGDSS; encoded by the coding sequence ATTCTTTCATGGAATGTGAATGGCCTGAGGTCAATGTTAAAGAAAGGTTTTGTCGAATGGATGGAAGCTACACAACCGGATATTCTCTGTCTTCAGGAGACGAAGGCTACAGAAACACAGCTGCCAAAAGAGCTGAGGCATATTCATGGATATGTACCTTACTTTTTCTCTGCTGAAAGAAAGGGATATAGTGGTGTTGGGATCTATACTAAGGTCCCGCCGGTCGAGGTCAAGTATGGGCTTGGAGTTCCACGGTTCGACAAGGAAGGAAGGACTCTCATTGTAGAGTTCGAGGATTTTGCTTTGTTCAATATCTATTTTCCGAATGGAAAGGCTTCAGATGAACGATTGGAATATAAGATGGATTTCTATAATGCGTTCATGGAAGTTGCCGATTCGATGAAAGATGCCGGTAAGAACGTAATTATTTGTGGTGATGTGAACACTGCTCACAAAGAGATCGATCTCGCACGCCCTAAACAGAACGAGAGGTCATCGGGCTTTCTTCCACAGGAGAGGGAGTGGATCGATACATTCCTGGGTCATGGCTATCTTGATACTTTACGTATGTTCGAACCGGAATCTGGAAATTATACCTGGTGGGACATGAAGACTCGGGCAAGGGATAGGAATGTTGGGTGGAGGATCGATTATTTCTTTGCCAGTGTAAGTCTAAAGGACAGGATAAGGTCTGCTTATATTTTGTCTGATGTGATGGGTTCGGACCACTGTCCAATTGGGATAGAGGTAGAGCTTGGGGATAGTTCCTGA
- the nrdD gene encoding anaerobic ribonucleoside-triphosphate reductase: MGGSKEEASIDHLDFKDTNELIDDVLYNRNWLLKENANTRFSPSVIDMHVASQIKKRYALENLYSKEVAKAHTKGNIHIHDLSNPFKPYCNGIDARIFLLDGLKFPDSRSSPAKRFDAAIYHAMSFMLHSKHFFAGAQAIDMFNWLLAPHLHYSDIDEEELLQIVQGFMFQMNQSNRIGAQSAFTNIGLRINCPSSLANELAVYGGEFIEKTYSCFEKEARAIYGAFMDIAAKGDADGLPFTFPLITTAITKDIDTEDTLWKRTMYATSSTGAPYFLNLTTDYLEENTTQAMCCRLLARHSGGVWTAGGMGSGSNKIVTVNLPRIALEAENRDRFFKRLDEILEITRKALLEGQEIVRRSLYEWKILPWLLQRTENDLPYFDHSSRHLTFGTVGLNECLLNLTGQDMIEQHDLGMEIIRHMLGKIETYSIQDGIEYTFEQTPAESTAHRLATLDRSAYGEKAHVQGSHDAAYYTNSTHVPYSSKISLAERIKIESRFHPYFTGGTISHIWMGESFPDPEGMSELIEKLSGTDLAYFCFSPDFTVCENRHVSRGMNLKCPVCNEPAVDHVSRVTGYFGHVEQWNPGKQKEYEERHRYILQSKNTK; encoded by the coding sequence ATGGGTGGGAGTAAAGAAGAGGCCAGTATAGATCATCTTGATTTTAAAGACACAAATGAACTGATAGACGATGTATTATACAATAGGAACTGGCTGTTAAAAGAGAACGCGAATACACGCTTCAGCCCTTCTGTTATTGATATGCACGTTGCATCACAGATCAAGAAAAGATATGCTCTTGAGAACCTCTACTCAAAAGAAGTTGCAAAAGCCCATACAAAAGGAAATATCCACATACATGACCTGAGCAATCCTTTCAAACCTTATTGTAATGGTATTGATGCAAGGATCTTCCTGCTTGATGGACTGAAATTCCCGGATTCCAGAAGCAGTCCTGCAAAGCGATTTGATGCAGCCATATATCACGCAATGTCATTCATGCTCCATTCCAAGCATTTTTTTGCAGGAGCGCAGGCCATTGATATGTTCAACTGGTTACTAGCACCACATCTTCACTATTCCGATATTGATGAAGAAGAACTGCTCCAGATAGTACAAGGGTTCATGTTCCAGATGAACCAATCAAATCGTATCGGTGCACAGAGTGCTTTCACGAATATAGGGCTTCGTATCAATTGCCCGTCCTCACTTGCGAACGAACTGGCCGTTTACGGAGGAGAGTTCATTGAAAAGACGTATTCCTGTTTTGAGAAAGAGGCACGTGCGATCTACGGCGCATTCATGGATATTGCAGCAAAGGGTGATGCTGATGGACTGCCATTCACATTCCCACTTATCACAACTGCCATAACAAAGGACATTGACACTGAAGACACGCTGTGGAAAAGAACAATGTATGCAACCTCATCCACAGGAGCCCCTTATTTCCTGAACCTGACAACCGATTATCTTGAAGAGAATACCACACAGGCAATGTGCTGTCGCCTTCTTGCCAGACACTCGGGAGGAGTGTGGACAGCAGGAGGGATGGGAAGCGGTTCCAATAAGATAGTAACTGTCAACCTACCGCGAATTGCGCTGGAAGCGGAAAATAGAGATCGCTTTTTTAAAAGATTGGATGAGATACTGGAGATCACAAGGAAAGCACTGCTCGAAGGGCAGGAGATCGTCAGGAGGTCGCTTTATGAATGGAAGATCCTGCCCTGGCTATTGCAAAGAACTGAAAATGACCTGCCATATTTCGACCATAGTTCACGACACCTGACCTTCGGGACGGTCGGCCTCAATGAGTGCCTTTTGAACCTTACAGGACAGGACATGATAGAGCAACATGACCTCGGAATGGAAATAATCCGCCATATGCTTGGAAAAATAGAAACATATTCAATACAGGACGGAATTGAGTATACTTTCGAGCAAACACCTGCTGAAAGCACTGCACATCGGCTTGCCACCCTTGACAGGTCTGCATATGGTGAAAAAGCACATGTCCAGGGCAGCCACGATGCAGCCTATTACACGAACTCTACCCATGTCCCCTACAGTTCAAAAATATCCCTTGCCGAAAGGATAAAAATAGAATCCCGTTTCCACCCATATTTTACCGGAGGCACTATCAGCCATATTTGGATGGGGGAAAGCTTTCCTGATCCGGAAGGGATGAGCGAACTAATCGAAAAGCTATCAGGAACAGACCTCGCTTACTTTTGTTTCTCACCTGATTTTACAGTATGTGAAAACCGACATGTTTCCCGCGGGATGAATCTCAAGTGCCCTGTTTGCAATGAGCCGGCAGTAGATCATGTATCAAGAGTTACCGGTTATTTTGGTCATGTAGAACAATGGAATCCGGGAAAACAGAAAGAGTACGAAGAAAGGCACAGGTATATTCTTCAGAGTAAAAACACTAAATAA
- a CDS encoding molybdenum-dependent transcriptional regulator, with protein MRTKVWLTEDGKPIIGAGKVKLLKAIDEERSLRKACSKLDISYKHAWLILKKMNERVGHEVVTTIRGGKGQGTFLTDYGKQLISEYEDSRSFVDITFGDETSLENISFKLSAHNKLSGRIVGIDKGNIVSKVKVEIDPDVLTSIITSEALERLDVQEGDEVFATIKSTEVVLSKADGKAGMKNGKLDEGE; from the coding sequence ATGAGAACTAAGGTCTGGTTGACCGAGGATGGAAAACCCATCATTGGTGCCGGGAAGGTAAAACTCCTAAAAGCTATCGATGAAGAGCGTTCTTTAAGGAAGGCCTGTTCAAAACTTGATATCTCCTACAAACACGCATGGCTGATCCTTAAAAAAATGAACGAGCGCGTTGGTCATGAAGTGGTGACCACTATAAGGGGTGGAAAAGGTCAAGGAACCTTTCTGACCGATTACGGGAAACAGCTCATTAGTGAGTATGAGGACAGCAGGTCCTTTGTTGATATTACTTTCGGGGATGAAACCTCTCTGGAGAACATATCTTTCAAATTGTCTGCACACAACAAGTTGTCCGGAAGGATCGTTGGGATCGACAAAGGGAATATCGTTTCTAAAGTGAAGGTCGAGATAGATCCTGACGTTTTGACCTCTATCATTACTTCCGAGGCTCTGGAAAGACTCGATGTCCAGGAAGGTGATGAGGTATTTGCAACTATCAAGTCCACGGAAGTAGTTCTTTCAAAAGCAGATGGTAAGGCTGGAATGAAAAATGGAAAGCTGGATGAGGGTGAGTGA
- a CDS encoding prenyltransferase/squalene oxidase repeat-containing protein, with protein sequence MEEMIKNTFGWIREQEITTAKGLSRLITAYELWGVENDFPTKLIQLKSENNWDNSIRETARACSSLASSNFDLEKCGEWLLSKRENNGSWGNDVYDTTYALIALAEMEIHETKGCKWLVENYGEKWEHVGTTSLIITTLAKQEALTKDKHFTDFIEERARWILSERAEEGGWKFISTSNLVIQALVIVGLKEELKQSLNWLISRQNNNGSWGKNEGDITATALSLITLGYAHRQ encoded by the coding sequence ATGGAAGAGATGATAAAAAATACATTTGGGTGGATAAGAGAACAGGAGATCACCACTGCAAAGGGATTATCACGCCTCATCACTGCATACGAACTATGGGGTGTGGAAAATGACTTTCCTACAAAGCTCATCCAGCTTAAAAGTGAAAATAACTGGGACAATTCAATAAGAGAGACTGCGAGAGCTTGTTCCAGCCTTGCATCTTCCAACTTCGATCTTGAGAAGTGCGGGGAATGGTTGCTTTCTAAAAGAGAGAACAACGGTTCATGGGGAAACGATGTTTACGACACAACCTATGCATTGATCGCCCTTGCTGAGATGGAGATCCATGAAACGAAAGGGTGCAAATGGCTTGTCGAGAACTATGGTGAAAAATGGGAACACGTAGGCACTACATCCCTCATTATCACTACTCTTGCAAAGCAGGAAGCTCTGACAAAAGATAAGCATTTCACTGATTTTATAGAAGAACGTGCCAGATGGATATTGTCGGAGAGAGCTGAAGAAGGTGGTTGGAAATTCATCTCTACCAGCAATCTTGTAATACAGGCATTGGTTATTGTCGGTTTGAAAGAAGAACTTAAGCAATCACTCAACTGGCTGATTTCCAGGCAGAACAACAATGGTTCCTGGGGAAAGAATGAAGGAGAT
- the thsA gene encoding thermosome subunit alpha: MAGQMSGQPIFILREGNQRTRGRDAQSNNIMAAKAVAEAVRTTLGPKGMDKMLVDSLGDVVITNDGATILKEMDIEHPAAKMIVEVAKTQDDEVGDGTTTAAVITGELLKKAEEMIEQDIHPTIIAAGYRMASVKAGEILKSLAKKVTIDNKDMLISISDTAMTGKGAEATKDILSKIAVDAIISIVDRDNGNTVDIENVKVEKKVGGRIDDSELIEGMILDKERVHTNMPKKVEGARIALLNSAIELKETEVDAEISITSPEQLQSFLDQEESMLKSLVTSITKTGANVVFCQKGIDDMAQHYLAKEGIFAVRRVKKSDMEKLVRSTSAKLITNIEEMTAEDLGAAELVEEKKIGGDSMTFITGCVNPKSVSILLRGGTEHVIDNIERALNDALRVVAVAIEDEELVAGGGAPEVEVALRLNEYASTLSGREQLAVKAFAEALEVVPRTLAENAGLDPIDMLVELRAHHEKGIKTAGLNVYTGTVIDMWEAGVVEPLRVKTQAINSGTEAAVMILRIDDIIASSRAPPMPDGGMGGMPPMM, translated from the coding sequence ATGGCAGGACAGATGTCAGGACAACCTATCTTCATTTTAAGAGAAGGTAACCAGAGAACAAGAGGCAGAGATGCTCAGAGCAACAACATCATGGCTGCAAAAGCAGTCGCTGAGGCAGTAAGAACAACACTTGGTCCAAAAGGTATGGACAAGATGCTTGTTGACTCCCTTGGAGATGTAGTTATCACAAACGATGGCGCAACTATCCTTAAGGAAATGGATATCGAGCACCCAGCAGCAAAGATGATCGTAGAGGTCGCTAAAACACAGGACGATGAAGTCGGAGACGGAACAACTACCGCCGCTGTCATTACCGGTGAGCTCCTCAAGAAAGCGGAAGAGATGATCGAGCAGGACATACACCCAACAATCATCGCAGCTGGTTACAGAATGGCTTCAGTAAAGGCAGGAGAGATCCTCAAGAGCCTTGCAAAGAAGGTAACCATCGACAACAAGGACATGCTTATCAGCATTTCCGACACAGCAATGACCGGAAAGGGCGCAGAAGCAACAAAGGACATACTTTCAAAGATCGCTGTTGACGCTATCATAAGCATCGTTGACAGGGACAATGGAAACACTGTCGATATCGAGAATGTCAAGGTCGAGAAGAAGGTCGGCGGACGTATCGATGACTCTGAGCTTATCGAAGGTATGATCCTTGATAAAGAAAGGGTACACACCAACATGCCAAAGAAGGTAGAAGGCGCAAGGATCGCACTCCTCAACAGTGCTATCGAGCTCAAGGAAACAGAGGTTGACGCTGAGATCTCTATCACGTCTCCTGAACAGCTCCAGTCCTTCCTCGACCAGGAAGAATCAATGCTCAAGAGCCTTGTCACCAGTATTACAAAGACCGGTGCAAACGTTGTATTCTGCCAGAAAGGTATCGATGATATGGCACAGCACTACCTTGCAAAGGAAGGTATCTTTGCAGTAAGGCGTGTCAAGAAGAGCGACATGGAGAAACTTGTACGCTCCACCAGTGCTAAGCTCATCACCAACATCGAAGAGATGACAGCAGAAGACCTTGGTGCAGCAGAACTTGTCGAAGAGAAGAAGATCGGCGGCGACAGCATGACCTTCATCACAGGCTGTGTCAATCCAAAGTCAGTATCCATTCTCCTTCGCGGCGGTACAGAGCATGTTATCGACAACATCGAGAGAGCACTCAACGATGCACTCCGTGTAGTCGCTGTAGCTATCGAAGATGAAGAGCTTGTTGCTGGCGGCGGAGCACCTGAAGTAGAGGTTGCGCTCAGACTCAACGAGTATGCATCAACCCTTAGCGGAAGAGAGCAGCTTGCAGTCAAAGCATTCGCAGAAGCACTTGAGGTAGTTCCAAGAACGCTTGCAGAAAACGCAGGTCTTGACCCCATAGACATGCTAGTAGAACTTCGTGCACACCATGAGAAAGGCATAAAGACCGCTGGTCTTAACGTCTACACAGGCACTGTCATTGACATGTGGGAAGCAGGCGTTGTTGAGCCACTCAGGGTAAAGACCCAGGCGATCAACTCCGGCACAGAAGCAGCAGTAATGATCCTCAGGATCGACGATATCATTGCATCATCCAGAGCACCACCAATGCCAGACGGCGGCATGGGCGGAATGCCTCCAATGATGTAA